The following coding sequences lie in one Mesorhizobium sp. DCY119 genomic window:
- a CDS encoding RsmB/NOP family class I SAM-dependent RNA methyltransferase gives MRLGGRLAAAIEVLEDIERRHRPAADALKDWGLSHRFAGAGDRAAIGNIVYDGLRRKRSAGWLVGDDTPRAIGFGALLLEWRETAQSLNQTLDGDKFAPPPLTADELSAIAARNLNDAPDAVRADCPEWCAPLLERAFNGEWVGEGAALAARPPLDLRANTLKSSRAKVLEELAETGAAPTALAANGIRIAPIDGSGRHPNVQAEPAFQKGWFEVQDEGSQIAAELAGAKPGMQVLDYCAGAGGKTLALSAAMENRGQIFAHDSEKGRLAPIFDRIRRSENRNVQVVTKPSELAGLQDHMDIVLIDAPCTGSGTWRRRPDAKWRLTQRQLDVRKGEQAAILDTAKTYVKPGGLLVYITCSVFDEENRDQVEAFLAREAAFAPVDHAELWERGFPGKADAARIDKAMGISLTPARSGTDGFFFAALRRQQ, from the coding sequence ATGCGACTTGGCGGAAGACTGGCTGCGGCCATTGAAGTGCTGGAAGATATCGAGCGGCGGCATCGCCCCGCTGCGGACGCGCTGAAGGATTGGGGCTTGTCCCATCGTTTCGCCGGCGCCGGCGACCGAGCCGCAATCGGCAACATCGTTTATGACGGGCTGCGCCGCAAGCGTTCCGCCGGATGGCTGGTCGGCGACGACACGCCCCGCGCCATTGGTTTTGGCGCGCTGCTGCTCGAATGGCGCGAAACCGCGCAATCACTCAATCAGACGCTTGATGGCGACAAATTTGCTCCGCCGCCGCTGACCGCGGATGAGTTGAGCGCAATCGCTGCGCGCAACCTGAATGATGCGCCCGATGCAGTGCGCGCCGATTGCCCCGAATGGTGCGCGCCATTGCTGGAACGGGCCTTCAACGGGGAATGGGTGGGGGAGGGCGCGGCCCTTGCTGCCCGCCCGCCGCTCGACCTGCGCGCCAACACGCTGAAATCCAGTCGTGCCAAGGTGCTGGAAGAGCTTGCCGAGACCGGTGCTGCGCCCACTGCTCTTGCCGCCAACGGCATTCGCATTGCACCCATCGATGGCAGCGGCCGCCACCCCAACGTCCAGGCTGAACCTGCCTTTCAAAAGGGTTGGTTCGAGGTGCAGGACGAAGGTTCGCAGATCGCCGCCGAACTGGCCGGCGCGAAACCCGGCATGCAGGTTCTGGATTACTGCGCAGGCGCCGGCGGCAAGACGCTGGCGCTGTCGGCCGCCATGGAAAATCGCGGTCAGATTTTTGCGCATGATTCCGAAAAGGGCCGTCTCGCGCCGATCTTCGACCGCATCCGCCGCTCCGAAAATCGCAATGTTCAGGTGGTCACCAAGCCCTCCGAACTGGCCGGCCTCCAGGACCACATGGACATCGTGCTGATCGACGCGCCCTGCACCGGCAGCGGCACTTGGCGTCGCCGCCCGGACGCGAAGTGGCGCCTGACACAGCGGCAGCTCGACGTCCGCAAGGGCGAACAGGCGGCGATCCTCGACACGGCAAAGACCTATGTGAAGCCGGGTGGTCTGCTCGTCTACATCACCTGTTCGGTCTTTGACGAAGAGAACCGCGATCAGGTCGAGGCCTTTCTTGCGCGCGAAGCAGCCTTTGCGCCGGTGGACCATGCCGAGCTTTGGGAGCGCGGTTTTCCGGGAAAGGCCGATGCCGCGCGAATCGATAAGGCGATGGGCATTTCGCTGACGCCGGCACGCAGCGGCACCGACGGGTTCTTCTTCGCGGCATTGCGCCGGCAGCAATAG
- the katG gene encoding catalase/peroxidase HPI, which produces MDAKTDDKSAGKCPFTGGSSGRSNRDWWPEMLDLQMLHRNSTLSDPMGQDFDYAEEFKTLDLDAVIKDLHALMTDSQDWWPADFGHYGGLFIRMAWHSAGTYRITDGRGGAGAGQQRFAPLNSWPDNANLDKARRLLWPIKQKYGSKISWADLMILTGNVALESMGFKTFGFAGGRADVWEPEELYWGPEGTWLGDERYSGERELSEPLGAVQMGLIYVNPEGPNGNPDPVAAARDIRETFFRMAMNDEETVALIAGGHTFGKTHGAGDPSLVGADPEGGAIEDQGLGWKSKHGTGVGADAITGGPEVTWTQTPTQWSNLFFKNLFEHEWELTASPAGAKQWKAKNAEASVPDAFDPSKKHLPTMLTTDLSLRFDPEYEKISRRFYENPDQFADAFARAWFKLTHRDMGPRVRYKGPLVPQETLIWQDPIPAVDHPLIDDQDIAALKAKILASGLSVSQLVSTAWASASTFRRSDKRGGANGARIRLAPQKDWEVNQPAQLATVLQKLEAIQKEFGKKVSLADLIVLGGVAAVEKAAKDAGVDVKVPFTPGRMDASQEQTDVASFAPLEPRADGFRNYIGGRQFMKPEEALVDRAQLLTLTGPETTVLVGGLRVLGANAGDSKHGVFTKQPGTLTNDFFVNLLDMNTQWQPLAGPDGVYEGRDRHTNELKWTGTRIDLIFGSHSQLRAYAEVYGSADAKKKFVNDFVSAWTKVMNADRFEAAQPLRKAV; this is translated from the coding sequence ATGGACGCAAAGACAGACGACAAGAGCGCCGGCAAGTGCCCGTTCACGGGCGGCAGCAGCGGACGCTCTAACCGCGACTGGTGGCCGGAAATGCTGGACCTCCAGATGCTCCATCGCAACTCCACGCTGTCCGATCCGATGGGTCAGGATTTCGATTACGCCGAGGAGTTCAAGACCCTCGACCTCGATGCCGTCATCAAGGATCTGCATGCGTTGATGACGGACTCGCAGGATTGGTGGCCGGCCGACTTCGGTCATTATGGCGGCCTGTTTATCCGCATGGCGTGGCACAGCGCGGGCACGTATCGCATCACCGACGGCCGCGGCGGCGCAGGTGCCGGCCAGCAGCGTTTTGCGCCGCTCAACAGCTGGCCGGATAACGCCAACCTCGACAAGGCTCGCCGGCTGCTGTGGCCGATCAAGCAGAAATACGGCAGCAAGATTTCCTGGGCCGATCTGATGATCCTCACCGGCAATGTTGCGCTGGAATCGATGGGCTTCAAGACGTTCGGCTTCGCCGGCGGCCGTGCCGATGTATGGGAACCCGAAGAGCTCTACTGGGGTCCTGAAGGCACATGGCTGGGCGACGAACGCTACAGTGGCGAGCGCGAGCTTTCCGAGCCGCTCGGCGCGGTGCAGATGGGCCTGATCTATGTCAATCCGGAAGGGCCGAACGGCAATCCGGACCCGGTCGCGGCGGCCAGGGACATCCGTGAGACGTTCTTCCGCATGGCGATGAATGACGAGGAGACGGTTGCGCTCATCGCCGGTGGCCACACCTTCGGCAAGACCCATGGCGCCGGCGATCCTTCGCTGGTCGGTGCCGACCCCGAAGGCGGCGCCATCGAGGACCAGGGCCTCGGATGGAAGAGCAAGCACGGCACGGGCGTTGGCGCTGATGCCATCACCGGCGGCCCGGAAGTCACCTGGACGCAGACGCCGACGCAGTGGAGCAACCTGTTCTTCAAGAACCTGTTCGAACATGAATGGGAACTGACGGCGAGCCCCGCTGGGGCGAAGCAGTGGAAGGCGAAGAATGCCGAAGCTTCTGTGCCTGACGCGTTCGATCCGTCGAAAAAGCATCTGCCGACCATGCTGACCACGGACCTCTCGCTGCGCTTCGACCCGGAATATGAAAAGATCTCGCGCCGCTTCTACGAGAACCCGGACCAGTTCGCGGATGCGTTCGCCCGGGCCTGGTTCAAGCTGACCCATCGCGACATGGGTCCGCGCGTTCGTTACAAGGGCCCGCTCGTTCCGCAGGAAACGCTGATCTGGCAGGACCCGATCCCGGCCGTGGATCACCCGCTGATCGACGATCAGGACATCGCAGCATTGAAGGCGAAGATCCTCGCCTCCGGCCTGTCGGTGTCGCAGCTGGTCTCGACCGCCTGGGCGTCGGCCTCGACCTTCCGCCGCTCCGACAAGCGTGGTGGCGCCAATGGTGCACGCATCCGTCTCGCTCCGCAGAAGGACTGGGAGGTCAACCAGCCGGCTCAGCTGGCGACGGTGCTTCAGAAGCTAGAAGCGATCCAGAAGGAATTCGGCAAGAAGGTTTCGCTCGCAGACCTGATCGTTCTCGGCGGCGTTGCAGCAGTCGAGAAGGCTGCAAAGGATGCCGGTGTCGACGTGAAGGTTCCGTTCACGCCGGGACGCATGGACGCCTCGCAGGAACAGACCGACGTTGCCTCCTTCGCCCCACTGGAGCCGCGTGCTGACGGTTTCCGCAACTATATTGGCGGCAGGCAGTTCATGAAGCCCGAGGAAGCTCTGGTGGATCGGGCGCAACTGCTCACGCTGACCGGCCCCGAAACGACGGTTCTCGTCGGTGGCCTGCGTGTCCTCGGCGCCAATGCCGGCGATAGCAAGCATGGTGTCTTCACCAAGCAGCCCGGGACCCTGACGAACGACTTCTTCGTCAACCTGCTGGACATGAACACGCAGTGGCAGCCGTTGGCCGGCCCCGACGGGGTATACGAGGGACGCGACCGCCACACGAATGAACTCAAGTGGACCGGTACCCGTATCGACCTGATCTTCGGTTCGCACTCGCAGCTGCGCGCCTATGCCGAAGTCTACGGCAGTGCGGACGCCAAGAAGAAGTTCGTGAATGACTTCGTGTCGGCCTGGACCAAGGTGATGAATGCAGATCGCTTCGAAGCTGCGCAACCGTTGCGGAAGGCTGTGTAG
- a CDS encoding hydrogen peroxide-inducible genes activator, with protein sequence MIRLTVRQMQYFDALAQTLHFGRAAELAGVTQPALSAQISEMEERLACRLFERGGKSVRMTEEAQALLPRIETILADIREVETIARRGRLSMEGRFRLGIIPTIAPYLLPHVLPELKSRFPALQLELREAVTASLVEETAAGRLDGFIAALPLDFPGLVKEELFQDRFFLAVAENDPGFIAPPVAPDSPALERLMLLEEGHCLREQALAVCGNVKPVAMASYGATSLTTLLQMVAHGLGVTLIPEMATGPANGMRDLKIVPFMEPMPSRTVCLAWRRNSQRHEECVELAKIVRGLREVVLPQAA encoded by the coding sequence ATGATAAGACTGACCGTCCGACAGATGCAGTATTTCGACGCGCTCGCCCAAACGCTGCATTTCGGCCGCGCGGCAGAGCTTGCCGGCGTGACGCAGCCGGCGCTTTCGGCTCAGATTTCAGAGATGGAGGAAAGGCTCGCCTGCCGGCTGTTCGAGCGCGGCGGCAAGAGCGTGCGCATGACCGAGGAAGCGCAGGCGCTGTTGCCGCGCATCGAGACCATTCTGGCCGACATTCGCGAGGTCGAGACCATCGCCCGGCGCGGCCGGCTTTCCATGGAAGGCCGGTTCCGCCTCGGCATCATCCCCACCATCGCGCCCTATCTGCTGCCGCATGTGCTGCCGGAACTGAAATCGCGCTTCCCCGCGCTTCAGCTCGAACTGCGTGAGGCGGTGACGGCTTCACTGGTCGAGGAAACGGCGGCCGGGCGACTGGACGGTTTCATCGCCGCGCTGCCGCTGGATTTTCCGGGGCTGGTCAAGGAAGAGCTGTTTCAGGACCGGTTTTTCCTGGCCGTTGCCGAGAACGATCCCGGCTTCATAGCGCCACCGGTGGCGCCCGACAGTCCGGCGCTGGAGCGGCTGATGCTGCTGGAAGAAGGCCACTGCCTGCGCGAACAGGCGCTGGCCGTCTGCGGCAATGTCAAGCCCGTGGCGATGGCGAGCTATGGCGCGACCAGCCTGACGACGCTGTTGCAGATGGTGGCGCATGGGCTGGGCGTGACGCTCATTCCCGAGATGGCGACCGGCCCGGCAAACGGCATGCGCGACCTGAAGATCGTGCCCTTCATGGAGCCGATGCCCTCACGCACGGTGTGCCTCGCCTGGCGACGGAACAGCCAGCGCCACGAGGAATGCGTGGAGCTGGCCAAGATCGTGCGGGGCCTGCGCGAGGTCGTGCTACCGCAGGCTGCGTGA
- the hisG gene encoding ATP phosphoribosyltransferase yields MTITLAIPSKGRLKEQTLEVLAKAGLAVSLPGDERKYRARIEGRDDIEVAFLSASEIAGEIGQGAVDLGITGEDLLRENLVDWEARAEISARLGFGHADVVVAVPDVWLDVDTMADLDDVAADFRQRHGRRLRIATKYWRLTQQFFSQKHGIQVYRIVESLGATEGAPAAGSADVIVDITTTGSTLRANHLKILQDGVILRSQACLVASKKSRSANDEASLRSIVEAVAGIV; encoded by the coding sequence ATGACCATCACGCTTGCGATCCCCTCCAAGGGCCGCCTCAAGGAACAGACGCTGGAAGTGCTGGCCAAGGCCGGGCTTGCCGTCAGCCTGCCCGGCGACGAGCGCAAATACCGCGCCCGCATCGAAGGCCGCGACGACATTGAGGTGGCGTTCCTGTCGGCGTCCGAAATCGCCGGCGAGATCGGGCAGGGCGCCGTCGATCTCGGCATTACGGGCGAGGACCTGCTGCGCGAAAATCTGGTCGATTGGGAAGCGCGCGCCGAGATATCCGCGCGGCTTGGCTTCGGCCATGCCGATGTCGTGGTCGCCGTGCCGGATGTCTGGCTCGATGTCGACACCATGGCCGATCTGGACGATGTCGCTGCCGATTTCCGCCAGCGTCATGGCCGGCGCCTGCGCATCGCGACGAAATACTGGCGGCTGACGCAGCAGTTCTTTTCGCAGAAACACGGCATCCAGGTCTATCGCATCGTCGAAAGCCTGGGCGCCACCGAAGGCGCGCCGGCGGCCGGCTCGGCGGACGTCATCGTCGACATCACCACGACCGGCTCGACCTTGCGCGCCAACCACCTGAAGATACTTCAGGACGGCGTCATCCTGCGCTCGCAGGCCTGTCTCGTTGCCTCGAAGAAATCGCGCAGCGCCAATGACGAGGCATCGCTGCGCTCGATCGTCGAGGCGGTGGCCGGTATCGTGTGA
- a CDS encoding ATP phosphoribosyltransferase regulatory subunit, with translation MNSRYPAIAPELLKLFVAREADPVDVAVIQPADPFLDMAGEDLRRRIFLTESETGQTLCLRPEFTIPVCLDHIASQSGTPRRYSYLGEVFRQRREGGNEFFQAGIEDLGDTNIARADARSVADAHALLQLALPGKKLGITLGDQAVFEAVLAALGLPRGWRMRLARAFGSAEMLAAALADLATPARNNALAEPAASLVADGDFERLSAHVATRMEAASLSPSAGRTPGDIARRLIEKAELRAVRLSNEAFDALKAFLAINVPVDEAADALRDFAAGASLSLGAALDNFDARAAALAEHGLSPQAIHYDAAFGRPLDYYTGLVFEITADGDDRPLVGGGRYDRLLTLLGATQPIPGVGFSVWLDRIERLRGAA, from the coding sequence ATGAACTCCCGCTACCCCGCCATCGCCCCCGAGCTCCTGAAACTGTTCGTCGCCCGCGAGGCCGACCCTGTCGACGTGGCGGTGATTCAGCCGGCTGATCCGTTTCTCGACATGGCCGGCGAAGACCTGCGCCGCCGCATTTTCCTGACCGAAAGCGAGACCGGCCAGACGCTGTGCCTGCGCCCGGAATTCACCATCCCGGTCTGCCTCGACCACATCGCCAGCCAGTCCGGCACGCCGCGGCGCTATTCCTATCTCGGCGAGGTGTTCCGCCAGCGCCGCGAAGGCGGCAACGAGTTTTTTCAGGCCGGCATCGAAGACCTTGGCGACACCAATATTGCCCGCGCCGACGCCCGCTCGGTGGCCGATGCCCACGCGCTTTTGCAGCTTGCGCTGCCCGGCAAGAAGCTTGGCATAACGCTCGGCGATCAGGCGGTGTTCGAGGCGGTTCTGGCAGCGCTTGGTCTGCCGCGCGGCTGGCGCATGCGCCTTGCCCGCGCCTTCGGCTCGGCCGAGATGCTGGCAGCAGCCCTTGCCGATCTTGCCACGCCCGCCCGCAACAACGCGCTTGCCGAGCCGGCCGCCTCGCTGGTCGCCGACGGTGATTTCGAGCGCCTCTCGGCCCATGTCGCCACGCGCATGGAGGCAGCGAGCCTGTCGCCTTCGGCCGGCCGCACGCCCGGCGACATCGCCCGCCGGTTGATCGAAAAGGCCGAACTGCGCGCCGTGCGCCTGTCGAACGAGGCCTTCGACGCGCTGAAGGCGTTCCTGGCGATCAACGTGCCGGTGGATGAGGCAGCAGATGCCCTGCGCGATTTCGCAGCCGGCGCGTCGCTGTCACTGGGTGCGGCACTGGACAATTTTGATGCGCGCGCCGCAGCCCTTGCCGAGCATGGCCTGTCGCCGCAGGCGATCCACTACGACGCCGCCTTCGGCCGCCCGCTCGATTACTACACTGGCCTCGTCTTCGAGATTACGGCCGATGGCGACGACCGCCCGCTGGTCGGCGGAGGCCGCTACGATCGGCTGCTGACGCTGCTCGGCGCGACGCAGCCCATTCCCGGCGTCGGCTTTTCGGTCTGGCTCGACCGCATCGAACGCCTGCGGGGTGCCGCATGA
- the hisS gene encoding histidine--tRNA ligase: MAEKTEKMKARQPRGFADRSADDIRAVEKMMGKIREVYELYGFEPADQPMIEYTDALGKFLPDQDRPNEGVFSFQDDDEQWLSLRYDLTAPLARYVAENYERLPKPYRSYRAGWVFRNEKPGPGRFRQFMQFDADTVGTPGVAADAEMAMMMADIMEALGIKRGDYVIRVNNRKVLDGVLEAIGLGGDDNAGRRLTVLRAIDKLDKFGPEGVKLLLGKGRWDGGKEGEGDFTKGAGLDDTAIAKVLAYIETGEIEANEGVEELAQIKALCAAAGYDDGRVKIDPSVVRGLEYYTGPVYEAELLAEIPNDEGQVVRFGSVGGGGRYDGLVSRFRGEPVPAAGISIGVSRLMTALKNLGKLDTSDVVAPVVVLVMDRDTESLSRYQKMVSALRQAGIRAELYLGGAGMKAQIKYADRRGSPVVVIQGGDERAKGEVQIKDLIEGARQAAAIAGHAEYKEARPGQITVAEADLVAEVKKILDAQAEERRRG, from the coding sequence ATGGCCGAAAAGACCGAAAAAATGAAAGCGCGCCAGCCGCGCGGCTTTGCCGATCGCTCGGCCGACGATATTCGCGCCGTCGAAAAGATGATGGGCAAGATCCGCGAGGTCTATGAGCTTTACGGTTTCGAGCCGGCCGACCAGCCGATGATCGAATACACCGACGCGCTCGGAAAATTTCTGCCCGACCAGGATCGTCCCAACGAGGGCGTGTTCTCGTTCCAGGACGATGACGAGCAGTGGCTGTCGCTGCGCTACGATCTCACCGCGCCGCTTGCCCGCTATGTCGCCGAAAATTACGAGCGCCTGCCAAAACCCTATCGCAGCTACCGTGCCGGCTGGGTGTTCCGCAACGAGAAGCCGGGGCCGGGCCGTTTCCGCCAGTTCATGCAGTTCGACGCCGACACGGTAGGCACGCCGGGCGTGGCAGCGGATGCCGAAATGGCGATGATGATGGCCGATATCATGGAAGCGCTCGGCATCAAGCGCGGCGACTACGTCATCCGCGTCAACAACCGCAAGGTGCTCGACGGCGTGCTGGAGGCCATCGGCCTCGGCGGCGACGACAATGCCGGCCGCCGTCTGACCGTGCTGCGCGCCATCGACAAGCTCGACAAGTTCGGCCCGGAAGGCGTGAAGCTGCTGCTCGGCAAGGGCCGCTGGGACGGCGGCAAGGAAGGCGAGGGCGACTTTACCAAGGGCGCCGGGCTGGATGACACGGCCATCGCCAAGGTGCTTGCCTATATCGAAACCGGCGAGATCGAAGCCAATGAAGGCGTCGAGGAACTGGCGCAGATCAAGGCGCTCTGCGCTGCGGCAGGCTATGATGACGGCCGGGTAAAAATCGACCCCTCCGTCGTCCGCGGCCTCGAATACTACACCGGCCCGGTCTACGAGGCCGAACTTCTGGCCGAAATCCCCAATGACGAAGGTCAGGTCGTGCGCTTCGGCTCGGTCGGCGGCGGCGGGCGTTATGATGGGCTCGTCTCGCGTTTCCGTGGCGAGCCGGTTCCGGCGGCGGGCATTTCCATCGGCGTTTCGCGCCTGATGACGGCGCTGAAGAACCTCGGCAAGCTCGATACCTCCGATGTCGTCGCCCCGGTCGTCGTGCTGGTCATGGACCGCGACACCGAAAGCCTCAGCCGCTACCAGAAGATGGTCTCCGCGCTGCGTCAGGCCGGCATTCGCGCCGAGCTTTATCTCGGCGGCGCCGGCATGAAGGCCCAGATAAAATATGCCGACCGGCGCGGCTCGCCCGTCGTCGTCATCCAGGGCGGCGACGAGCGCGCCAAGGGCGAAGTCCAGATCAAGGACTTGATCGAGGGCGCGCGGCAGGCGGCGGCGATCGCCGGGCATGCCGAATACAAGGAGGCACGGCCGGGACAGATAACGGTGGCGGAAGCCGATCTGGTGGCCGAGGTGAAGAAGATACTCGATGCGCAGGCGGAAGAGCGGAGGCGCGGATGA
- a CDS encoding DUF2778 domain-containing protein: MRPLLVTSVGIGFAGAAVWSVAGMVAMSSSFASNSGSLLPKPQFYGVEPLQARLPQEHGKTGKAPRLVIATAQPFVTASIAAGPKKSARHPDVAAVTGANPNAARFDAVVKNAALTSKKLASLFQAPNSGKSARTVGKSTVAKAGTPAQERFATLPAATEQHPTLLAYADPSPGGAADAALSALLAPPLEDDLAASQNPNLDTGEDAASLPDYENTPSDGPLPQLRPRYEQARKPVPETEKPGVQQADEPAAPKPDEQPVRKADEPKKADEPKKADERAAPKPQKLAYARPSDPGDRPTSGGFGRALQNLFGGGGARAGGGVAVYDISAAKVYMPDGSVLEAHSGVGKMADDPRYVNVKMNGPTPPHTYNLKMRESRFHGVEAIRMLPVDGRNKYGRDGFLTHSYLLRGRQAESHGCVAFKDYERFLTAFKKGKVKQLVVVPSGGRSTMVASNG, translated from the coding sequence ATGCGTCCATTGCTGGTCACCTCCGTTGGCATCGGTTTTGCCGGTGCGGCTGTGTGGTCCGTCGCCGGCATGGTCGCGATGAGCAGCTCATTCGCCTCCAACTCAGGCAGCCTCCTTCCCAAGCCGCAGTTCTACGGAGTCGAGCCGTTGCAGGCGCGGCTGCCGCAGGAGCATGGCAAGACCGGCAAGGCGCCGCGGCTGGTCATTGCAACGGCGCAGCCCTTCGTGACCGCGAGCATCGCTGCCGGCCCGAAGAAATCCGCCCGCCATCCCGATGTCGCCGCCGTCACCGGCGCGAACCCCAATGCAGCCCGCTTCGACGCTGTCGTGAAGAATGCCGCGCTGACGTCCAAGAAGCTCGCCAGCCTTTTCCAGGCCCCCAATTCCGGCAAGTCGGCCCGCACGGTCGGAAAGAGCACTGTCGCAAAGGCCGGTACGCCCGCGCAGGAGCGGTTCGCAACGCTGCCCGCTGCGACCGAACAGCATCCGACCTTGCTTGCCTATGCCGATCCGTCCCCCGGTGGAGCAGCCGACGCCGCACTGTCGGCCTTGCTGGCCCCGCCGCTGGAGGACGACCTCGCGGCATCGCAAAACCCGAACCTCGACACCGGCGAAGACGCCGCGTCCCTGCCGGACTATGAAAACACCCCGTCCGACGGTCCCCTGCCGCAGCTTCGGCCGCGCTACGAACAGGCACGCAAGCCCGTCCCGGAGACGGAAAAGCCCGGCGTTCAGCAGGCCGATGAACCGGCAGCACCGAAGCCCGACGAGCAGCCCGTGCGCAAGGCCGATGAGCCGAAGAAGGCAGACGAACCGAAGAAGGCCGATGAACGCGCAGCACCTAAGCCGCAGAAGCTCGCTTATGCGCGGCCGAGCGATCCTGGCGACAGGCCGACAAGCGGTGGCTTCGGCCGGGCGCTGCAGAATCTGTTCGGCGGCGGTGGAGCCAGGGCAGGCGGCGGCGTCGCCGTCTACGACATCAGTGCAGCCAAGGTCTACATGCCCGACGGCAGCGTGCTCGAGGCCCATTCCGGCGTCGGCAAGATGGCCGACGATCCGCGCTATGTGAACGTCAAGATGAACGGCCCGACCCCGCCGCACACCTATAACCTCAAGATGCGCGAAAGCCGCTTCCACGGCGTCGAGGCTATCCGCATGCTGCCCGTCGACGGCAGGAACAAATATGGCCGCGACGGTTTCCTGACCCACAGCTACCTGCTGCGCGGCCGGCAGGCCGAATCGCATGGCTGCGTCGCCTTCAAGGACTACGAACGCTTCCTCACCGCCTTCAAGAAGGGCAAGGTCAAGCAGCTCGTCGTGGTGCCGAGCGGCGGACGCTCGACCATGGTTGCGTCCAACGGCTGA
- a CDS encoding LysR family transcriptional regulator, translated as MKTDLGDLNAFVAVARAKGFRDAARLSGGSASSLSEAVRRLEAQLGVRLLNRTTRSVVPTEAGEGLLARLGPALAEMEAALDVVNSFRDNPAGSLRLNVPVSAARLVLPQIVPAFLAAYPDIVLEVITEESFVDVIAAGCDAGIRYDERLEQDMIAVPIGPRFQRFATAASPAYLDRHGRPEHPRDLLGHACLRGRFSSGSMPPWEFERDGEVVRVDPSGPLIVRLGGSTDLAVDAAIAGTGIVSLFEDWLRPYFDSGVLEPVLEPWWQRFSGPFLYYPGRRLVPAPLRAFIDFIKASANQGLTS; from the coding sequence ATGAAAACCGACCTCGGTGACTTGAACGCCTTCGTGGCGGTGGCGCGCGCCAAGGGCTTTCGCGATGCTGCCCGCCTCAGCGGCGGCAGCGCCTCGAGCCTGAGCGAGGCGGTTCGGCGCCTCGAGGCGCAACTGGGCGTCAGGCTGCTCAACCGCACGACGCGCAGCGTCGTTCCGACCGAAGCCGGCGAGGGACTGCTTGCGCGCCTCGGCCCCGCGCTGGCCGAGATGGAGGCAGCGCTCGATGTGGTGAACAGCTTTCGCGACAATCCGGCGGGCTCGCTGCGGCTCAATGTGCCGGTCAGCGCGGCACGGCTGGTGCTGCCGCAAATCGTGCCGGCGTTTCTCGCCGCCTATCCCGACATCGTGCTGGAGGTGATCACCGAGGAAAGCTTCGTCGACGTGATCGCAGCCGGGTGCGACGCCGGCATCCGCTACGACGAGCGGCTGGAGCAGGACATGATCGCCGTGCCGATCGGGCCGCGTTTCCAGCGCTTCGCCACCGCCGCGTCTCCGGCCTATCTCGATCGCCATGGCCGGCCCGAACACCCGCGCGATCTGCTCGGCCATGCCTGCCTGCGCGGCCGCTTTTCAAGCGGCTCGATGCCACCCTGGGAGTTCGAGCGCGACGGAGAGGTGGTGCGCGTCGATCCCAGCGGCCCCTTGATCGTAAGGCTGGGCGGGTCCACCGACCTCGCCGTCGACGCGGCGATCGCCGGCACCGGCATCGTAAGCCTCTTCGAGGATTGGCTGCGCCCGTATTTTGACAGCGGCGTCCTCGAACCCGTGCTGGAACCATGGTGGCAGCGCTTTTCGGGGCCGTTCCTCTACTACCCCGGACGCCGCCTCGTGCCGGCACCGCTGCGTGCGTTCATCGATTTCATCAAGGCATCGGCAAACCAGGGCCTCACCTCCTGA